The genomic DNA AAGTCGGTACGGTACAGGGGCCGGTGAAAACCCAGTTTGGCTATCATCTCGTGGAAGTCACGAATCGCACTGAATAGCTCTCAAAATCCGGCAATACACCGCCCCGACAGCGCGGCAGCCGTGCACCCGCTCCGGCCGCATCGTCGGGGGCGGCATTCATTTTCCACCTTTCAGCCCATTCCCACAGGAGTAGCGCAATGCCGTCGTTCGACGTAGTCTCGGAAGTGGACATGCACGAAGTGAGCAACGCTGTCGATCAGGCCAACCGCGAGATCGGCACCCGCTTCGACTTCAAGGGCAGCAACGCGCGGATTGAACACAGTGACGGCGAAATCACGCTGTATGCCGACGTGGATTTTCAACTCAATCAGATGCTGGACATACTCAAGAGCAAGCTGGCCCGGCGCGGCGTCGATGTCGCCAGCCTGGAGATCAACGACCCGGAACTGGCGTTTAAGGAAGCGCGGCAGAAACTCACTGTACGCCAGGGTCTGGACAGCGCCCTGGGCAAGGACATTGTCAAACGCATCAAAGACACCAGGCTGAAGGTGCAGACCGCAATTCAGGGCGACAAGGTGCGGGTGAGCGGCAAGAAAAAGAACGACCTGCAGGCGGTCATGGCCCTGCTGCGGGAGGCCAGGCTGGG from Gammaproteobacteria bacterium includes the following:
- a CDS encoding YajQ family cyclic di-GMP-binding protein, with amino-acid sequence MPSFDVVSEVDMHEVSNAVDQANREIGTRFDFKGSNARIEHSDGEITLYADVDFQLNQMLDILKSKLARRGVDVASLEINDPELAFKEARQKLTVRQGLDSALGKDIVKRIKDTRLKVQTAIQGDKVRVSGKKKNDLQAVMALLREARLGLPLQFVNLRD